Proteins found in one Takifugu rubripes chromosome 15, fTakRub1.2, whole genome shotgun sequence genomic segment:
- the alcama gene encoding CD166 antigen homolog A isoform X1 produces MHPAALLLLVLSAETLLQVRATDTVTALYGEPISIPCNNGIPPPEDLIFIKWKYEKDDGSPGDLLIKQARSEQATIQATDHYAQRVSIDDKLSLLIKGASLKDQKTFTCMVVSENDLMEYPVSVVVHKKPSQVEVMDQSVFLQKDKPVTLGTCVAVDANPAATLTWKKNGKPLTADGKAVIITPSMKLDPATGLSTTSSTLQYTASKDDIGAVFACASTHELDNQEIKLDPLPVHYPPEEVSLETVSEGPIIEGDNVTLKCQADGNPLPTSFYFHIQGQKTLVEDSNSYTINAISRDAASEYKCSLADNEKMEASLNIVVNYLDLTLSPTGKVVKTVGESLPVTVEKTASGDVQVSWTKDRKAVKEPKFSSLAYADSGLYVCEASMAGLVRRQSFDLVVEGKPVISSLTKHRADEAKYKVLTCEAEGAPEPSFQWSINGTNEESSYTDGRATHKITVTPRVNLSVTCTVSNRLGEDSRTINVSSIFEEDVDKKDSQEDSEDQSKVIVGVVVGLLIVAAVMGIIYWFYMKNYRRGSWKTGEKDMATSEEIKKLEENIQPV; encoded by the exons ATGCACCCAGccgcgctgctgttgctggttcTGAGCGCGGAGACGCTCCTCCAAG TCCGGGCCACGGACACAGTCACGGCCTTGTATGGAGAGCCTATATCTATACCCTGCAACAATGGCATTCCTCCACCGGAAGACCTGATTTTCATTAAGTGGAAATAC GAAAAAGACGACGGTTCTCCTGGTGATCTGTTGATCAAACAGGCCCGCAGTGAGCAGGCCACCATTCAGGCCACAGACCATTATGCCCAGCGGGTCAGCATTGATGACAAGCTCAGCCTGCTCATCAAAGGAGCCTCTCTGAAGGACCAGAAGACCTTCACCTGCATGGTGGTGTCAGAGAACGACCTGATGGAGTACCCAGTGTCCGTCGTGGTTCACA AGAAACCATCCCAGGTTGAGGTCATGGACCAGTCTGTATTCCTGCAGAAAGACAAGCCGGTGACG CTGGGAACTTGTGTTGCCGTAGACGCCAATCCCGCAGCTACACTTACGTGGAAAAAGAATGGAAAGCCTTTGACAGCTGATGGGAAAG CTGTGATAATCACCCCCAGCATGAAGCTGGATCCAGCCACGGGTctgtccaccacctcctccaccctccagtACACGGCCTCTAAGGACGACATCGGGGCGGTCTTTGCTTGTGCCTCCACACACGAGCTGGACAATCAGGAGATAAAGTTGGACCCCTTACCAGTTCACT ATCCACCAGAGGAGGTTAGCCTGGAGACTGTGTCTGAGGGACCCATCATCGAAGGAGATAATGTGACGCTGAAGTGTCAGGCTGATGGAAACCCTCTGCCcacttccttttattttcatatcCAG GGCCAGAAAACGCTGGTGGAAGACTCAAACAGCTACACCATTAATGCCATCAGCAGAGACGCCGCCAGTGAATACAAATGCTCTCTGGCTGACAATGAGAAAATGGAGGCATCGCTCAACATTGTTGTTAACT ATCTGGACCTGACTCTGAGTCCCACCGGGAAGGTTGTGAAGACAGTTGGAGAATCTTTGCCTGTGACAGTGGAGAAGACGGCGTCTGGAGATGTCCAAGTGTCCTGGACAAAG GACAGGAAGGCTGTGAAGGAGCCAAAGTTCAGCAGCTTGGCTTATGCCGACTCTGGACTCTACGTGTGCGAGGCTTCCATGGCCGGTCTGGTGCGACGGCAGAGCTTTGACCTGGTCGTTGAAG GCAAGCCCGTCATCAGCAGCCTGACCAAACACCGGGCCGATGAAGCTAAATACAAAGTTCTGACATGTGAGGCAGAAGGAGCCCCAGAACCCAGCTTCCAGTGGAGCATCAACGGCACCAAC GAGGAGAGTTCTTACACCGATGGAAGAGCCACCCACAAAATCACCGTCACCCCCAGAGTGAACCTGAGCGTCACCTGCACGGTGAGCAACAGGCTGGGAGAGGACTCCAGGACCATCAACGTGTCCTCCA TTTTTGAGGAGGATGTGGATAAGAAAG ACTCCCAGGAGGACTCGGAGGACCAGTCAAAGGTCATAGTGGGTGTTGTGGTGGGACTCCTCATCGTTGCTGCTGTGATGGGGATCATCTACTGGTTCTACATGAAGAACTACag ACGAGGAAGCTGGAAAACTGGGGAGAAGGACATGGCGACATCTGAGGAGATCaagaagctggaggaaaacATCCAACCTGTTTAA
- the alcama gene encoding CD166 antigen homolog A isoform X2 — protein sequence MHPAALLLLVLSAETLLQVRATDTVTALYGEPISIPCNNGIPPPEDLIFIKWKYEKDDGSPGDLLIKQARSEQATIQATDHYAQRVSIDDKLSLLIKGASLKDQKTFTCMVVSENDLMEYPVSVVVHKKPSQVEVMDQSVFLQKDKPVTLGTCVAVDANPAATLTWKKNGKPLTADGKAVIITPSMKLDPATGLSTTSSTLQYTASKDDIGAVFACASTHELDNQEIKLDPLPVHYPPEEVSLETVSEGPIIEGDNVTLKCQADGNPLPTSFYFHIQGQKTLVEDSNSYTINAISRDAASEYKCSLADNEKMEASLNIVVNYLDLTLSPTGKVVKTVGESLPVTVEKTASGDVQVSWTKDRKAVKEPKFSSLAYADSGLYVCEASMAGLVRRQSFDLVVEGKPVISSLTKHRADEAKYKVLTCEAEGAPEPSFQWSINGTNEESSYTDGRATHKITVTPRVNLSVTCTVSNRLGEDSRTINVSSNSQEDSEDQSKVIVGVVVGLLIVAAVMGIIYWFYMKNYRRGSWKTGEKDMATSEEIKKLEENIQPV from the exons ATGCACCCAGccgcgctgctgttgctggttcTGAGCGCGGAGACGCTCCTCCAAG TCCGGGCCACGGACACAGTCACGGCCTTGTATGGAGAGCCTATATCTATACCCTGCAACAATGGCATTCCTCCACCGGAAGACCTGATTTTCATTAAGTGGAAATAC GAAAAAGACGACGGTTCTCCTGGTGATCTGTTGATCAAACAGGCCCGCAGTGAGCAGGCCACCATTCAGGCCACAGACCATTATGCCCAGCGGGTCAGCATTGATGACAAGCTCAGCCTGCTCATCAAAGGAGCCTCTCTGAAGGACCAGAAGACCTTCACCTGCATGGTGGTGTCAGAGAACGACCTGATGGAGTACCCAGTGTCCGTCGTGGTTCACA AGAAACCATCCCAGGTTGAGGTCATGGACCAGTCTGTATTCCTGCAGAAAGACAAGCCGGTGACG CTGGGAACTTGTGTTGCCGTAGACGCCAATCCCGCAGCTACACTTACGTGGAAAAAGAATGGAAAGCCTTTGACAGCTGATGGGAAAG CTGTGATAATCACCCCCAGCATGAAGCTGGATCCAGCCACGGGTctgtccaccacctcctccaccctccagtACACGGCCTCTAAGGACGACATCGGGGCGGTCTTTGCTTGTGCCTCCACACACGAGCTGGACAATCAGGAGATAAAGTTGGACCCCTTACCAGTTCACT ATCCACCAGAGGAGGTTAGCCTGGAGACTGTGTCTGAGGGACCCATCATCGAAGGAGATAATGTGACGCTGAAGTGTCAGGCTGATGGAAACCCTCTGCCcacttccttttattttcatatcCAG GGCCAGAAAACGCTGGTGGAAGACTCAAACAGCTACACCATTAATGCCATCAGCAGAGACGCCGCCAGTGAATACAAATGCTCTCTGGCTGACAATGAGAAAATGGAGGCATCGCTCAACATTGTTGTTAACT ATCTGGACCTGACTCTGAGTCCCACCGGGAAGGTTGTGAAGACAGTTGGAGAATCTTTGCCTGTGACAGTGGAGAAGACGGCGTCTGGAGATGTCCAAGTGTCCTGGACAAAG GACAGGAAGGCTGTGAAGGAGCCAAAGTTCAGCAGCTTGGCTTATGCCGACTCTGGACTCTACGTGTGCGAGGCTTCCATGGCCGGTCTGGTGCGACGGCAGAGCTTTGACCTGGTCGTTGAAG GCAAGCCCGTCATCAGCAGCCTGACCAAACACCGGGCCGATGAAGCTAAATACAAAGTTCTGACATGTGAGGCAGAAGGAGCCCCAGAACCCAGCTTCCAGTGGAGCATCAACGGCACCAAC GAGGAGAGTTCTTACACCGATGGAAGAGCCACCCACAAAATCACCGTCACCCCCAGAGTGAACCTGAGCGTCACCTGCACGGTGAGCAACAGGCTGGGAGAGGACTCCAGGACCATCAACGTGTCCTCCA ACTCCCAGGAGGACTCGGAGGACCAGTCAAAGGTCATAGTGGGTGTTGTGGTGGGACTCCTCATCGTTGCTGCTGTGATGGGGATCATCTACTGGTTCTACATGAAGAACTACag ACGAGGAAGCTGGAAAACTGGGGAGAAGGACATGGCGACATCTGAGGAGATCaagaagctggaggaaaacATCCAACCTGTTTAA
- the alcama gene encoding CD166 antigen homolog A (The RefSeq protein has 4 substitutions compared to this genomic sequence), which yields METHSSTAADPLGSSALVNIAEDQRVADCYLAFRATDTVTALYGEPISIPCNNGIPPPEDLIFIKWKYEKDDGSPGDLLIKQARSEQATIQATDHYAQRVSIDDKLSLLIKGASLKDQKTFTCMVVSENDLMEYPVSVVVHKKPSQVEVMDQSVFLQKDKPVTLGTCVAVDANPAATLTWKKNGKPLTADGKAVIITPSMKLDPATGLSTTSSTLQYTASKDDIGAVFACASTHELDNQEIKLDPLPVHYPPEEVSLETVSEGPIIEGDNVTLKCQADGNPLPTSFYFHIQGQKTLVEDSNSYTINAISRDAASEYKCSLADNEKMEASLNIVVNYLDLTLSPTGKVVKTVGESLPVTVEKTASGDVQVSWTKDRKAVKEPKFSSLAYADSGLYVCEASMAGLVRRQSFDLVVEGKPVISSLTKHRADEAKYKVLTCEAEGAPEPSFQWSINGTNEESSYTDGRATHKITVTPRVNLSVTCTVSNRLGEDSRTINVSSIFEEDVDKKDSQEDSEDQSKVIVGVVVGLLIVAALMGIIYWFYMKNYRRGSWKTGEKDMATSEEIKKLEENSHNV from the exons ATGGAAACACACTCCAGTACGGCTGCAGATCCGCTCGGCTCCTCGGCTCTAGTCAACATTGCTGAGGACCAGCGGGTCGCTGATTGTTATTTAGCCT TCCGGGCCACGGACACAGTCACGGCCTTGTATGGAGAGCCTATATCTATACCCTGCAACAATGGCATTCCTCCACCGGAAGACCTGATTTTCATTAAGTGGAAATAC GAAAAAGACGACGGTTCTCCTGGTGATCTGTTGATCAAACAGGCCCGCAGTGAGCAGGCCACCATTCAGGCCACAGACCATTATGCCCAGCGGGTCAGCATTGATGACAAGCTCAGCCTGCTCATCAAAGGAGCCTCTCTGAAGGACCAGAAGACCTTCACCTGCATGGTGGTGTCAGAGAACGACCTGATGGAGTACCCAGTGTCCGTCGTGGTTCACA AGAAACCATCCCAGGTTGAGGTCATGGACCAGTCTGTATTCCTGCAGAAAGACAAGCCGGTGACG CTGGGAACTTGTGTTGCCGTAGACGCCAATCCCGCAGCTACACTTACGTGGAAAAAGAATGGAAAGCCTTTGACAGCTGATGGGAAAG CTGTGATAATCACCCCCAGCATGAAGCTGGATCCAGCCACGGGTctgtccaccacctcctccaccctccagtACACGGCCTCTAAGGACGACATCGGGGCGGTCTTTGCTTGTGCCTCCACACACGAGCTGGACAATCAGGAGATAAAGTTGGACCCCTTACCAGTTCACT ATCCACCAGAGGAGGTTAGCCTGGAGACTGTGTCTGAGGGACCCATCATCGAAGGAGATAATGTGACGCTGAAGTGTCAGGCTGATGGAAACCCTCTGCCcacttccttttattttcatatcCAG GGCCAGAAAACGCTGGTGGAAGACTCAAACAGCTACACCATTAATGCCATCAGCAGAGACGCCGCCAGTGAATACAAATGCTCTCTGGCTGACAATGAGAAAATGGAGGCATCGCTCAACATTGTTGTTAACT ATCTGGACCTGACTCTGAGTCCCACCGGGAAGGTTGTGAAGACAGTTGGAGAATCTTTGCCTGTGACAGTGGAGAAGACGGCGTCTGGAGATGTCCAAGTGTCCTGGACAAAG GACAGGAAGGCTGTGAAGGAGCCAAAGTTCAGCAGCTTGGCTTATGCCGACTCTGGACTCTACGTGTGCGAGGCTTCCATGGCCGGTCTGGTGCGACGGCAGAGCTTTGACCTGGTCGTTGAAG GCAAGCCCGTCATCAGCAGCCTGACCAAACACCGGGCCGATGAAGCTAAATACAAAGTTCTGACATGTGAGGCAGAAGGAGCCCCAGAACCCAGCTTCCAGTGGAGCATCAACGGCACCAAC GAGGAGAGTTCTTACACCGATGGAAGAGCCACCCACAAAATCACCGTCACCCCCAGAGTGAACCTGAGCGTCACCTGCACGGTGAGCAACAGGCTGGGAGAGGACTCCAGGACCATCAACGTGTCCTCCA TTTTTGAGGAGGATGTGGATAAGAAAG ACTCCCAGGAGGACTCGGAGGACCAGTCAAAGGTCATAGTGGGTGTTGTGGTGGGACTCCTCATCGTTGCTGCTGTGATGGGGATCATCTACTGGTTCTACATGAAGAACTACag ACGAGGAAGCTGGAAAACTGGGGAGAAGGACATGGCGACATCTGAGGAGATCaagaagctggaggaaaacATCCAACCTGTTTAA
- the LOC101063988 gene encoding zona pellucida-like domain-containing protein 1, whose protein sequence is MKILSVLFLVSMAPSSRQLTCDNNLRRPEYSDISVECGTASIGLAIQICPVVYTGYNESQLILNNVFDNWECKGTVDESVSPPVVRFTFPINATNACGSSFKTTSAPGTGIFSDFSNIQTVNISGAVRSQDPTTGIVTYNTELSYHYSCAYPLEYLINNTQVDVSASSIAVRDRNGSFISTLSMQLFSDINYTLPLVIPPLGIELRSTVYVQVQAVNLTNQYHVLMDRCYASISPYPTNSTFFNLFVSCSRDPMTVMHENGDSQHARFSFAAFRFLEQENQTVSTYYLHCITRLCEISKCSEFKQCNNRKKRDVDSAGVSDATTLSSMAIVTKTDQGLMSKEQAGPSSRSEPGSRIGLGIAVGVLAVALVVGLAAGAVLYRRLTHR, encoded by the exons ATGAAGATCCTTAGTGTCCTTTTCTTGGTATCCATGGCACCCAGCAGCAGACAGCTAACATGCGACAACAACTTACGCCGTCCAG AATACTCTGACATCTCGGTGGAGTGCGGCACAGCCTCCATCGGCCTGGCCATCCAGATCTGCCCTGTTGTCTACACCGGCTACAACGAGTCCCAGCTCATCCTCAACAATGTCTTTGACAACTGGGAGTGCAAAGGAACCGTGGACGAGTCGGTCAGCCCGCCAGTCGTCCGGTTCACTTTCCCCATCAACGCGACCAACGCTTGTGGCAGCAGCTTCAAG ACCACCAGCGCACCCGGCACGGGGATCTTTTCCGACTTCTCCAACATCCAAACAGTTAACATCAGCGGCGCGGTGCGCTCACAAGATCCCACGACAGGAATAGTCACGTACAACACCGAGCTCAGCTATCATTATTCCTGCGCTTACCCTTTGGAGTATCTGATCAACAACACCCAGGTGGACGT GTCAGCGTCTTCCATCGCTGTGAGGGACCGAAACGGGAGTTTCATCAGTACGCTGAGCATGCAGCTCTTCAGT GACATTAACTACACGCTTCCTCTGGTCATTCCACCCTTGGGGATAGAGCTGAGGTCCACCGTCTACGTTCAGGTCCAAGCTGTTAACCTGACCAATCA GTACCACGTCCTCATGGATCGATGCTACGCTTCCATCTCTCCGTATCCCACCAACAGCACTTTCTTCAACTTGTTTGTTTC GTGTTCCAGGGACCCGATGACAGTCATGCACGAGAACGGAGACAGCCAACACGCGCGCTTCTCCTTCGCTGCCTTTCGGTTCCTTGAGCAGGAGAACCAGACGGTTTCCACCTACTATTTACACTGCATCACCAGACTCTGCGAGATCAGCAAATGCAGCGAATTTAAG CAATGTAAcaacaggaagaagagggatGTTGATTCTGCGGGCGTCTCAGATGCCACCACTCTGTCCTCCATGGCCATCGTCACCAAGACTGACCAAG GCCTGATGTCTAAGGAACAAG CCGGGCCCAGCAGCCGTTCGGAGCCAGGGTCCAGGATAGGCCTCGGGATAGCTGTGGGGGTCCTCGCCGTGGCTCTGGTGGTGGGTCTAGCAGCAGGAGCCGTCCTGTACAGAAGACTGACTCACCGTTGA